One Mycolicibacterium sp. TUM20985 genomic window, CCGACTTCCACATGTCCTCGGTGAGTCAGGCGCAGTAGACGCTGCGTCGGGGGCACACCATAATCTCGGTCATGGACGACGATCGGTTGTACGGCCTGTTGACCCGGTTGATGGCGCTCTCGCCCGAAGGTGATGCCGGCCGCAATGCGCTGGTGCGCGAGGTGTGTGCCCGTGCCGTCTCGTTGCCACCCCTGCAGGCCCAGGGGGAGGCGGACGACGACCCGTTGCTGGCCGAGTTCGCCGAGCAGTTCGCCGTCGACGTGTCGGTGATCAGCCCCGAGCAGCGGGCGGTGTTCATGGCAGCGTTGGGCCGCAAGGCCTTTCAGATGACGGTGTTGATCTTCATCGCCGACTTCGTCCCTCGAGTGAGGGCCGGTCTGACGGCGCTGGGCTTCGCGCCGGTGGTCGACCCGGTCGTCTGGGACCGCGACACGGATCCCGTGGATCTGCTGCTCAACCATTTCGCAGCGACCGTCGGTGCACTGCGAGAGCTGGACCCCGTCACGACCGAGGTGGTCCGACTGCGCGGCGCCGTGCAGCACAACTGCCGGCTGTGCAAGTCGCTGCGCGAGGGTGCGGCACTCGACGCGGGCGGGACCGAGTCGTTGTACGACGACATCGAGCACTACGAGTCGTCGACGCTGCTCGACGAACGGCACAAGGCCGCACTGCGCTACGTCGACGCGTTGATCTGGTCACCGTCGACGATCGACGCCGACGTCGTGGCCGGGATGCGGGAACACTTCTCCGATGACGAGGCCATGGAGATCACCCTCGACGTGATGCGCAACGCCGCCAACAAGATTGCCGTGGCACTCGGCGGTGACGCGCCGCGCGTCGAGGAGGGCACCGAGCGGTACCTGCTGGGCGTCGATGGGCAGCCTGTCTACAGCTGAGGGCTAGTTCCGCAAGACCCGTTGCTTGGCGGCGGCGAACTCGCCGTCGGTGAGCGCGCCCCGTTGGTGCATGTCGTCGAGTTGCCGAAGCTGCTCGGCGATCGTGGGATCTGGCCGGGTCGGCTCTGGTGCCGCGGGTGCGTCGACCGTC contains:
- a CDS encoding carboxymuconolactone decarboxylase family protein, translated to MDDDRLYGLLTRLMALSPEGDAGRNALVREVCARAVSLPPLQAQGEADDDPLLAEFAEQFAVDVSVISPEQRAVFMAALGRKAFQMTVLIFIADFVPRVRAGLTALGFAPVVDPVVWDRDTDPVDLLLNHFAATVGALRELDPVTTEVVRLRGAVQHNCRLCKSLREGAALDAGGTESLYDDIEHYESSTLLDERHKAALRYVDALIWSPSTIDADVVAGMREHFSDDEAMEITLDVMRNAANKIAVALGGDAPRVEEGTERYLLGVDGQPVYS